A single genomic interval of Vairimorpha necatrix chromosome 5, complete sequence harbors:
- a CDS encoding zinc finger C2H2 domain-containing protein, translated as MVGRRRSEKTHINKPKSNPSSDDVSNDESDGKNGTMKIKNYENSNIYVPRRNFRSHPPYPVPNSREQLATPTNINCRRHFYQRRNKIGLDYLKEAAELNKYVYRKKTALEYLCELAKEEVIKMQIQHVYEKQINSENFNQKNAKLIGGDINQTDIMQNKLNRDDPEIHLPYVVPPKRRSYKKIENIEKILPENETIQSFTDFPDDLFTTKVRNGVTVFCCADDDCDMELPSLTRIKRHYLVHTNLKPFKCLNKHCNKRYSRRDNMLHHYKSHCKHNRN; from the coding sequence TCCTTCGTCCGACGATGTTTCTAATGATGAATCTGATGGTAAAAACGGCACTATGAAGATTAAAAACTATGAAAATTCAAATATATATGTCCCTAGGAGGAATTTTAGATCTCATCCCCCTTACCCAGTCCCGAATAGTAGAGAGCAATTAGCAACGCCAACTAACATTAATTGTCGGCGGCATTTTTACCAAAGAAGAAACAAAATTGGATTagattatttaaaagaagcGGCCGAATTAAATAAGTATGtttacagaaaaaaaactgCCTTAGAATATTTGTGTGAATTAGCGAAGGAAGAGGTTATTAAGATGCAGATCCAACACGTTTATGAAAAACAAATCAATTccgaaaattttaatcaaaaaaatgcaaaactTATCGGTGGTGATATAAATCAAACAGATATTATGCAAAATAAACTTAATAGAGACGATCCAGAAATACATTTACCCTATGTTGTTCCACCAAAACGGAGGtcatacaaaaaaatagaaaatatagaaaaaattttgccTGAGAATGAGACCATACAAAGTTTCACAGATTTTCCAGACGATTTATTCACTACAAAGGTCAGAAATGGGGTCACAGTGTTCTGCTGTGCAGACGACGATTGTGATATGGAACTGCCTTCCTTGACTCGAATAAAAAGGCACTACTTGGTCCACACGAACTTAAAACCCTTTAAATGTCTAAATAAGCATTGTAATAAGAGGTACTCAAGAAGGGATAACATGCTTCATCATTATAAAAGCCACTGTAAACACAACAGAAACTAA